CATTTTTTATAGCCTTCTTCAAAAAGGCGGTATGTGCCGCCATATAAATCCTTACACACGATAAGATGGTCACCGGACTTAAAAAGGGAAAGGATAGTTAGAATCGCCGCCATGCCGGAGCTGCAGGCAAACCCTTGGTCGCCGCTTTCAAGCTCCGCAATCGCCTTTTCCAACACATGTCGAGTGGGATTGCCGGTTCTTGTATAGTCATATCCTGTTGATTGCCCAATACCTTCGTGTCGATAGGCAGTGGAAAAATAAACAGGCGGATTGACAGTTCCAGTGGCAGTTTCTGAGCGATTTCCGATTTGTGCAAGCTTTGTTTCCGTTTTATACATGAATGGGCCTCCTATATGGTAAGTGACAATCGTTTCTTCCAGAGGGCAGGGGCTTTAATGCTTTATCGGATAAAAAGAAAAAGCCTTCTATAAGAAGAAGACTTTTATCGAAAAGTTCATTCTTCTCATCTCTGCAAGCATCACAGCTTGCTGGAATTAGCACCTTTTCAACGTCCGTTCTAACGGGCGCTGCTGGTTGCTGAGGTGTCTTCGGGCCATTCCCTCAACCTCTCTGGATAAGAAAGTTCACTATTTAATTATCTGAACAATTTAATTATTTTACTAATTTACAACAGGTCAGAGTGAAATGCAATGTTTTTTTCTGGATGAATTAATTTTATGCGGTGAAGGAGTGGGGTAGAAGTGAAGTACCAGAAGAATTTTTTTGTCATAAAATGGTCAATCCCAAAAGAGGAAATTAAATGGAGCATGTTATATAATGTTAACTATAAAGTATGTGAAACTTTTCACTAACTAAACTATACAATCCATTTTTCATTAATAGAAAAGAGGGATTTAACATAATGACTGATTTAAAAACGATCGCTAAATCGCATAGAGGCACAAGGGTGACGCTGATCTTGATTGCCATCCTGACAGGGGCAACGGTTATCGGGCAGGCGTATTTTTTCGTCACTATCGTAGATCGAGTCTTCCTAAGGGGCCACACTTTTCAAGAAATCCTGCCATTCCTGGGTGGCCTCCTGGTAGTATTGGCTGCACGAGCGGCCTTGACCTATTGGAGCGGCATTACTGGAGTGAAGCTTGCTGCCAAAGTAAAGCGAGATTTCCGGATTGCGTTGCTGCAGAAATTTTCCAACAGTCCGGTTCAAGCTTCCCTGAAAGGTCAATCCGGCCAAAAGGTGAGCGTGATGATGGATGCGGTGGATGAAATCGATCCGTATTTCAGCAGGTATGTGCCACAAGTCATGCAATCGAGCATCATACCAATCATGATCTTGATTGCGGCATTCAGCCAGCATGTGAATACAGGTTTGATAATACTAATCACAGCGCCGTTCATTCCCATTTTCATGATTGTGGTAGGCTTGAAAACTAAGAAAAAATCAGAAGAGCAGATGGATAAACTGAATGCTTTTTCCGGAACGTTTCTTGATACGTTGCAAGGGCTCACGACGTTAAAGCTTTTCGGTCGCTCAGCCAAGCAACAGAAGACGATTGAAAACAGCAGCTTAAGCTTCCGTGATGCAACAATGGAAGTGTTGAGAATTGCATTTCTGTCTTCGTTGATGCTGGAATTCATTTCGATGCTTGCCATTGGTTTGATCGCACTTGAAGTGGGCTTGCAACTTGTTGTTTTTGAAAATGTTACGTTCTTTACTGCTTTCTTCGTATTGGTATTGGCACCTGAGTTCTACCTGTATCTGAAGGAACTTGGAAGCGCCTTTCATACGGGACGCGGAAGCATGGGAGCAGCGAAAAAGGTAACAGATGAGCTGGCCGAGGAGGAAAATCCTATCGAATGGGGAGACGCTTCATTTCAAAAGGTGCATGGTCCTCCTGCATTACAATTGAACAACCTTGGCTTTCGTTATGGAGATCAAGGGTTTACCATCGAAAATATATCAGTGGATATACCGCCATATACGCAGCTTGCTTTAATTGGGCGTAGTGGAGCAGGAAAATCAACACTGCTCAATCTGATGGCAGGATTGATTCGTCCGTCAGAAGGGGAAGTGCTGGTGGACGGAAAGCCGTTATATGAATACGAAGAAAAAACGTGGTTTGACCAAGTCAGCTATATTTCGCAAAATCCGTATCTTTTTTCAGGAACAATTGCCGATAACATTGCGATTGGCGGGAAGGCGGAAGCTACCCAAGAAGAGATAAGGGATGCTGCGGAAAAAGCAGGTATCCTATCGTTAATTGAATCTTTACCAGAAGGTTTTGAAACGAAGATCGGAGAAGGTGGGAGAGGTTTATCTGGCGGTGAGAAGCAGCGATTAGCGTTGGCGCGGGCCTTTTTGAAAAAGCCGTCGGTCATCCTGTTTGACGAGCCAACAACAGGTCTGGATCTGCAGACGGAGCGTATCTTGCAGGCTTCTATGAAGGAGCTGGCGAAAACGTCGACGGTTATTACGGTTGCTCACAGATTGCATACGATTAAACAGGCAGATACCATTTTACTGCTGGATTCCGGGAGATTGGTCGCCCAAGGGAAGCATGACGAGTTGGTCGAAGCAGTACCGGCTTACCGTGAAATGGTGTCTGTCCAGCAAGGAGGGAGCGCAG
This window of the Sutcliffiella horikoshii genome carries:
- the cydD gene encoding thiol reductant ABC exporter subunit CydD produces the protein MTDLKTIAKSHRGTRVTLILIAILTGATVIGQAYFFVTIVDRVFLRGHTFQEILPFLGGLLVVLAARAALTYWSGITGVKLAAKVKRDFRIALLQKFSNSPVQASLKGQSGQKVSVMMDAVDEIDPYFSRYVPQVMQSSIIPIMILIAAFSQHVNTGLIILITAPFIPIFMIVVGLKTKKKSEEQMDKLNAFSGTFLDTLQGLTTLKLFGRSAKQQKTIENSSLSFRDATMEVLRIAFLSSLMLEFISMLAIGLIALEVGLQLVVFENVTFFTAFFVLVLAPEFYLYLKELGSAFHTGRGSMGAAKKVTDELAEEENPIEWGDASFQKVHGPPALQLNNLGFRYGDQGFTIENISVDIPPYTQLALIGRSGAGKSTLLNLMAGLIRPSEGEVLVDGKPLYEYEEKTWFDQVSYISQNPYLFSGTIADNIAIGGKAEATQEEIRDAAEKAGILSLIESLPEGFETKIGEGGRGLSGGEKQRLALARAFLKKPSVILFDEPTTGLDLQTERILQASMKELAKTSTVITVAHRLHTIKQADTILLLDSGRLVAQGKHDELVEAVPAYREMVSVQQGGSAG